The Paenibacillus sp. genome has a window encoding:
- a CDS encoding ABC transporter substrate-binding protein, translated as MKAFKKRWLFGLIAGLTALTACTSGNSSSSDTSGSSSPAAGIESEQPSAAPEETYELNMAFPIFGPVPANMPDVEQAISEITKQKINATVKLTPISIGAWAQQSNLMLTSGEKVDLILVLGRDLTSLVAKGQLHELDALLNDHGKELTAAFDPQYLKATMVGGSTYAVPSLREMAVDYGLSILKSYVDKYNIDPASIKTLDDLDGMFQTIKAGEPNLPAILVPQSVGISFLDSYRWFDPLGDGIGVLPNFDGGLTVANLYETPEYAAFVKKMREWYQAGYIMKDAATTKDNGNALINAGKGIARFSNLKPGYERQAAIEYGEPATVIRMTKVYATTSTVAGINWGIPHSAEKPDKSMQFLNLLYSDKEIINLLDWGIEGKDYVKKSDNIIAYPEGVTAETVVYNLNQGWMFGNQLLSYIFEGEDPDLWKKMEEHNASAIKSPALGFTFDPSPVKTEFAAVTNVINQYKLPLETGSVDPDKMLPEFINKLKTSGIDKVIAEKQKQLDEWKAQNQ; from the coding sequence GTGAAAGCGTTTAAAAAGAGATGGTTGTTTGGACTTATCGCTGGTCTAACCGCGCTGACCGCCTGCACTTCCGGCAATTCGTCGTCGTCCGACACGAGCGGTTCGAGTTCGCCAGCCGCTGGCATCGAGTCGGAGCAGCCGTCGGCGGCTCCGGAAGAAACTTATGAGCTGAACATGGCCTTCCCGATCTTCGGCCCCGTACCCGCGAATATGCCGGACGTGGAGCAAGCGATCAGCGAGATCACGAAACAAAAAATCAACGCGACCGTCAAGCTGACGCCGATCAGCATTGGCGCCTGGGCCCAGCAATCTAATCTGATGCTGACGAGCGGGGAAAAGGTGGACCTGATTCTCGTGCTCGGGCGCGATTTAACCTCGTTGGTTGCCAAGGGACAGCTGCATGAACTGGACGCCTTGCTGAACGATCACGGCAAAGAGCTCACGGCAGCGTTCGATCCGCAGTACTTGAAAGCGACCATGGTCGGCGGCAGCACGTACGCCGTGCCTTCGTTAAGAGAAATGGCGGTCGATTATGGATTGTCCATCCTGAAAAGTTATGTAGACAAATACAATATCGATCCGGCTTCTATTAAAACGCTGGACGATTTGGACGGCATGTTCCAAACAATCAAAGCAGGCGAGCCGAACCTGCCGGCCATTCTCGTGCCGCAGTCGGTCGGCATCTCCTTCCTGGACAGCTACAGATGGTTCGACCCGCTGGGAGACGGCATCGGCGTGCTGCCGAATTTCGACGGCGGCTTGACGGTCGCCAACCTCTACGAAACGCCGGAATACGCGGCATTCGTGAAGAAGATGCGCGAATGGTATCAGGCGGGATATATCATGAAGGATGCCGCGACGACCAAGGATAACGGCAACGCATTGATCAATGCAGGCAAAGGGATCGCTCGCTTCTCGAACTTGAAGCCGGGATACGAAAGACAGGCAGCGATCGAGTACGGAGAACCTGCGACCGTCATTCGGATGACGAAAGTGTACGCGACCACTTCGACGGTCGCCGGTATTAACTGGGGCATTCCGCACAGCGCGGAGAAGCCGGACAAATCGATGCAGTTCCTGAACCTCCTGTACTCCGACAAAGAGATTATCAACCTGCTCGATTGGGGCATCGAAGGCAAAGATTACGTGAAAAAGTCCGACAATATTATCGCTTATCCGGAAGGCGTCACCGCCGAGACCGTCGTCTACAACCTGAATCAGGGCTGGATGTTCGGCAATCAGCTGCTGTCCTACATCTTCGAAGGCGAAGACCCGGATCTGTGGAAGAAGATGGAGGAGCATAACGCAAGCGCCATCAAATCTCCGGCACTCGGTTTTACGTTCGACCCGAGTCCGGTGAAAACGGAATTCGCCGCGGTCACGAACGTCATTAACCAATACAAGCTTCCGCTCGAGACAGGAAGCGTGGATCCGGACAAAATGCTGCCGGAGTTTATCAACAAGCTGAAAACTTCCGGCATCGACAAAGTCATCGCCGAGAAGCAGAAGCAGTTGGATGAGTGGAAGGCACAAAACCAATAA
- a CDS encoding glycoside hydrolase family 3 N-terminal domain-containing protein has translation MSRNYPYLNKELSVEERTADLLSRMTLKEKIAQLGCAFWNSRLPEEQQQLMLSDGIGQISALLFGGMGSSVQEAAQAIAGIQQRLIEQTRLGIPAIIHGEALSGALLPGADNFPLAIGLGAAWNPDSIEAMAEVIRKQFRAVGIAQALSPVLDVGRDPRWGRIGETYGEDPTLISSLGVAFVRGLQGDTLSEGVAATAKHFLGYSMTEGALNMTEEHIPPRTLREVYARPFEAVIRKADLASVMNSYSSLDGEPIISSRAILTDLLRGELGFRGLTVTDYRSIDKLVDSFKTAKDMREAGVQAMKAGMDMELPSTLAYGAPLLEAVEAGDVDREWIDQAVSRVLQMKFMLGLFERPYPDPDRIETAFHQPEDANLSLAVARQSIVLVKNEGDLLPLNPRYKKIAVIGPNARSLRNLFGGYTHPAAKELSFGMARMAGVEISGVQDRTYEDQLHEMESAYLPKLYPKTSTVWGELKERLPQAEITYAQGCELMGDDRSGFEEAVRLAREAEAAILVVGGKDGFGPPCTTGEGNDSSHIGLSGVQEELVQAIHAAGTPIVVVHMSARPLVSPWIAAHVPAIVEAWHPGESGGRAIVDVLVGDYNPGGKLPVTVPRSVGQVPVYYAHRNGSGYEGRHMRMFVSEQGYVNESLQPLYPFGHGLSYTKFTYSDFEISERRVTTDQSVTISCRVTNDGPRDGDEVVQVYISDRWASVVRPVKELAGFKRIHLKRGEQKRVSFTVAMSQLCFLNKDMKWVVEPGEMSVIIGTSATDSRLEGTFEIVGDAAVVKDETKQFFAEVQVS, from the coding sequence GTGTCGAGAAACTACCCTTACCTAAATAAAGAGCTATCGGTCGAGGAACGTACAGCCGACTTGTTGTCCAGAATGACGCTAAAGGAGAAAATCGCTCAACTCGGGTGCGCGTTTTGGAATTCGCGCCTGCCCGAGGAACAACAGCAGCTTATGTTAAGCGACGGAATCGGTCAAATTTCCGCCCTTCTTTTCGGAGGCATGGGCAGCAGCGTGCAAGAGGCGGCTCAAGCGATCGCCGGGATCCAACAACGATTAATCGAACAAACCCGATTAGGCATTCCGGCGATCATCCATGGGGAAGCGTTATCCGGGGCGCTGCTTCCCGGCGCGGACAATTTCCCGTTGGCCATCGGGCTGGGCGCCGCCTGGAATCCGGATTCCATCGAGGCGATGGCCGAAGTGATCCGCAAGCAATTTCGCGCCGTCGGGATCGCGCAAGCCCTTTCGCCGGTGTTGGACGTAGGCCGCGATCCGAGATGGGGGCGCATCGGCGAAACGTACGGGGAAGATCCGACGTTAATTTCGAGCCTTGGGGTTGCCTTCGTACGCGGATTGCAAGGGGACACCTTGAGTGAAGGCGTCGCTGCGACCGCCAAGCATTTCCTCGGGTACTCGATGACCGAAGGCGCGCTGAACATGACCGAGGAGCACATCCCGCCGAGAACGCTTCGCGAGGTGTATGCGAGACCTTTCGAAGCGGTCATTCGGAAAGCCGATCTGGCGTCGGTCATGAATTCCTATAGCTCTTTAGATGGGGAGCCTATTATTTCATCCAGGGCGATTCTGACGGACTTGCTTCGGGGCGAGCTCGGTTTCCGGGGACTTACCGTAACCGACTACAGGTCCATCGATAAACTGGTCGATTCGTTCAAGACGGCCAAGGATATGAGGGAAGCGGGTGTACAGGCCATGAAAGCCGGCATGGACATGGAGCTTCCGAGTACGCTCGCATACGGCGCTCCGCTGCTCGAGGCGGTCGAAGCCGGCGATGTCGATCGGGAATGGATCGACCAAGCGGTTTCAAGAGTACTACAGATGAAATTTATGCTCGGTTTATTCGAACGTCCTTATCCCGATCCGGATCGAATTGAAACCGCCTTTCATCAACCTGAAGATGCGAATCTGTCGCTCGCTGTCGCAAGGCAGTCTATCGTTCTGGTCAAGAACGAAGGAGATTTGCTGCCGTTGAATCCCAGGTACAAGAAGATTGCCGTGATCGGGCCGAATGCTCGCTCCTTGCGAAATCTATTCGGAGGGTATACGCATCCGGCAGCCAAGGAGTTATCGTTCGGTATGGCGAGAATGGCAGGGGTCGAAATTTCCGGCGTTCAAGATCGAACGTACGAGGATCAACTGCATGAGATGGAGTCCGCCTACTTGCCTAAGCTTTATCCGAAGACTTCGACGGTATGGGGCGAGTTGAAGGAGCGGTTGCCGCAGGCGGAAATTACGTACGCCCAAGGCTGCGAACTGATGGGAGACGACCGGTCGGGCTTCGAGGAAGCGGTTCGGCTGGCGCGCGAAGCCGAGGCGGCCATTCTCGTCGTTGGCGGCAAGGATGGGTTCGGACCGCCTTGCACGACGGGCGAAGGGAACGATTCCTCCCACATCGGCCTGTCCGGCGTGCAAGAGGAGCTTGTTCAAGCGATCCATGCCGCCGGAACGCCGATCGTCGTCGTCCACATGAGCGCCCGTCCGCTGGTCAGCCCTTGGATCGCCGCCCACGTTCCGGCCATTGTCGAAGCGTGGCATCCGGGAGAGTCGGGGGGACGCGCCATCGTAGATGTTCTGGTAGGCGACTATAATCCTGGAGGGAAGCTGCCCGTGACCGTGCCGAGAAGCGTCGGGCAGGTCCCGGTGTATTACGCGCATCGCAACGGCAGCGGTTACGAGGGACGTCACATGAGAATGTTCGTCTCGGAGCAAGGGTATGTCAACGAATCGCTGCAGCCGTTGTATCCCTTCGGACACGGGCTGTCCTACACGAAGTTTACTTATTCCGACTTCGAGATTTCCGAGCGGCGGGTGACGACCGACCAGTCGGTTACGATATCATGCCGCGTAACCAACGACGGGCCGCGGGACGGCGACGAGGTCGTACAGGTGTACATCAGCGATCGATGGGCCTCCGTCGTCCGTCCGGTGAAAGAGCTGGCAGGTTTTAAACGGATCCATCTCAAGCGAGGGGAGCAGAAGAGAGTCTCTTTCACCGTCGCCATGAGTCAGCTCTGCTTTTTAAATAAGGACATGAAATGGGTCGTCGAGCCGGGAGAGATGTCGGTCATCATTGGCACTTCCGCAACGGATAGTAGGTTGGAAGGGACATTCGAAATTGTAGGGGACGCTGCTGTCGTTAAAGACGAAACGAAACAGTTTTTCGCCGAGGTGCAAGTAAGCTAG
- a CDS encoding cupin domain-containing protein — translation MAEHNDFFQSQTVKDFNREIAKYNLGPLWDAIPLLMHKQPTPQAEAYLWKWEAVAAKLMEAREIFTPERGGERRAIYFQNPGLAHRQPSGWASTTQTLYAAVQLLLPGETAPSHRHTQSALRFIMQGEGAYSIVQGERHFMEEGDFLTTPKGLWHGHAHPGDRPMIWLDCLDIPTIYAIGGTFFEGHPDRIEQPEIPDLYSPSRYEGGMVRPIGDREPKIAPVGSYKWKQTLAALQGMSRFEPDAFDGYAVEFINPSTGKTANPNIAAWMHMLPAGFRSKAHRHTSSTIYQVFKGSGYSVVNGIRFDWSQGDVFVVPNWAWHEHAASEDAYLFSASDLPIMEKFELERREAYETDQGHQRVTGEFIPVLP, via the coding sequence TTGGCGGAGCACAACGATTTTTTCCAAAGCCAGACGGTGAAAGATTTTAACCGCGAAATCGCAAAGTACAACCTTGGTCCGCTATGGGACGCTATTCCGTTGTTAATGCATAAGCAGCCGACGCCGCAAGCCGAAGCGTACTTGTGGAAATGGGAGGCGGTAGCGGCGAAGCTGATGGAGGCGCGGGAGATTTTCACGCCCGAGCGCGGCGGGGAACGTCGTGCGATCTACTTCCAGAATCCCGGACTTGCGCACCGTCAGCCGAGCGGCTGGGCTTCTACGACGCAAACGTTGTACGCCGCCGTGCAGCTGCTGCTTCCGGGCGAAACCGCGCCGTCGCATCGCCACACGCAGAGCGCGCTTCGGTTCATCATGCAAGGCGAAGGCGCGTATTCCATCGTGCAGGGCGAGCGTCACTTCATGGAAGAAGGAGACTTCCTGACGACGCCGAAGGGGCTCTGGCACGGCCATGCCCATCCGGGAGATCGACCGATGATCTGGTTGGATTGCCTCGATATCCCGACGATCTACGCGATTGGGGGAACGTTCTTCGAAGGGCATCCGGATCGCATCGAGCAGCCTGAAATCCCGGATCTCTACAGCCCATCGCGATACGAAGGCGGAATGGTCCGTCCGATCGGAGACCGCGAGCCGAAGATCGCTCCGGTAGGCTCCTACAAGTGGAAGCAAACGCTGGCCGCATTGCAAGGGATGAGCCGCTTCGAGCCGGACGCCTTCGACGGTTACGCCGTAGAATTCATCAATCCTTCGACAGGCAAAACGGCCAACCCGAATATCGCGGCTTGGATGCATATGCTTCCGGCGGGCTTTCGTTCCAAGGCTCATCGGCATACGAGTTCGACGATTTATCAAGTATTCAAAGGATCAGGGTATTCCGTCGTCAACGGCATTCGATTCGACTGGTCGCAAGGCGACGTCTTCGTCGTGCCGAACTGGGCGTGGCATGAGCATGCCGCATCCGAAGACGCTTATTTGTTCTCCGCCAGCGACTTGCCGATTATGGAGAAGTTCGAGCTGGAACGCCGGGAAGCTTATGAGACGGACCAGGGTCATCAGCGCGTGACGGGCGAATTCATCCCCGTCTTGCCATAA
- a CDS encoding prolyl oligopeptidase family serine peptidase — translation MGKHYYTITEVTDLGPFVSKLVLPMPAIVKAEAVKPECFNVYAERKDRKGNILMLPKSWSERDVLKPNKGYCVVKDAYPSTEDGERTEEGEFVTLEVKMQPFGITSRIASSKGLYGMNEFVINDFRITQTAEIPAGGESLTGLVFDRCAGDTMKQTEKFLHGISSYKELPLRYGYFVPQTGDGKRPLLIWLHGGGEGGQDPAIAYAGNKVVNLAGDEMQAKFGGAYVLAPQSPTFWMDDGSGTYGRSGKSKYGKALKALIDEFIANNDAAIDTSRIYIGGCSNGGFMTMRMVLDYPNFFAAAYPVCEALYDETISDAELQAIAHMPIWFVHAKDDEIVKPEETAVPTYERLIQAGAKNVHFTLYDNVKDLHGLFTEESEEPYTYNGHFTWIYALNDDCRLDYDGKPVTVDGEEVSLMAWLAKQRLETRVIAG, via the coding sequence ATGGGTAAACATTACTACACGATTACCGAAGTTACGGATTTGGGGCCGTTCGTGTCAAAACTCGTGCTGCCGATGCCGGCAATCGTGAAGGCCGAAGCGGTGAAGCCGGAATGCTTTAACGTCTACGCGGAGCGGAAGGATCGGAAGGGAAATATCTTGATGCTTCCGAAGAGCTGGTCGGAGCGGGATGTGCTGAAGCCGAACAAGGGCTATTGCGTGGTGAAAGACGCGTACCCATCCACGGAGGATGGCGAACGAACGGAAGAAGGGGAATTCGTTACCTTGGAAGTAAAGATGCAGCCGTTCGGCATCACCTCCCGGATCGCCTCGTCGAAGGGGCTGTATGGAATGAACGAGTTTGTCATCAACGATTTCCGGATTACCCAAACCGCTGAGATTCCGGCGGGAGGGGAGTCGTTGACTGGATTGGTGTTCGACCGATGCGCGGGGGACACGATGAAGCAAACGGAGAAGTTCTTGCACGGGATTTCCTCCTATAAGGAATTGCCGCTACGGTATGGCTACTTCGTGCCGCAGACGGGCGACGGCAAGCGGCCGCTCCTCATCTGGCTGCATGGAGGCGGAGAAGGCGGACAAGATCCGGCGATCGCTTATGCAGGCAATAAGGTGGTGAATCTGGCCGGCGACGAAATGCAAGCCAAGTTCGGCGGAGCTTACGTATTGGCGCCGCAGTCGCCGACCTTCTGGATGGACGACGGCAGCGGAACGTACGGCAGAAGCGGCAAGTCCAAGTATGGGAAAGCATTGAAAGCGCTGATCGACGAATTTATTGCGAACAACGACGCGGCGATCGACACGTCCCGAATCTATATCGGCGGCTGCTCCAACGGCGGATTCATGACGATGCGGATGGTGCTGGATTATCCGAACTTTTTCGCCGCGGCTTATCCGGTCTGCGAAGCGTTGTACGATGAGACGATCAGCGACGCGGAACTCCAGGCGATCGCGCATATGCCGATTTGGTTCGTGCATGCCAAGGATGACGAGATCGTGAAACCGGAAGAAACCGCGGTGCCGACCTACGAGCGCCTCATTCAGGCGGGAGCGAAGAACGTGCATTTCACGTTGTACGACAACGTGAAGGATCTTCATGGCCTGTTTACGGAGGAGTCGGAAGAACCGTATACGTACAATGGACATTTCACTTGGATCTACGCCTTGAACGACGACTGCCGCCTGGATTACGACGGGAAGCCTGTCACGGTCGACGGGGAGGAAGTGTCGCTGATGGCATGGCTGGCGAAGCAGAGGCTCGAAACGAGGGTTATTGCGGGGTAA
- a CDS encoding fumarylacetoacetate hydrolase family protein, whose amino-acid sequence MKLISYRYEGHTRIGIIQEEQVIDLHYAYRTMLEAEGAIRAAHIAEAFVPANMTEFLQGGEQSMKLARQAVDFIRTYNGSVKYKTVHAVCEVKIEAPVPNPGKMICVGHNYREHILEMGRGLPEFPVVFAKFANTIVGPQDDIPFYPISEQLDYEAEFAFVIGRRARNVAQVDALQYVAGYTIVNDVTYRDIQRRTLQWLQGKTVEGSAPMGPWLVTSDELKDPAGLDVVLTVNGEERQRSNTANLVFSVPYLVEFLSGLMTLEPGDIVLTGTPGGVGVARDPQVFLKDGDVVRIEIDGIGALENKVRKMEGV is encoded by the coding sequence ATGAAATTAATCAGTTATCGTTACGAAGGGCATACCCGAATCGGCATCATCCAGGAAGAACAAGTGATCGATCTCCATTACGCTTACCGCACGATGCTGGAAGCGGAAGGCGCGATTCGCGCCGCCCACATCGCGGAGGCGTTCGTGCCTGCGAATATGACCGAATTTTTGCAGGGCGGGGAGCAAAGCATGAAGCTTGCTCGGCAGGCCGTCGATTTTATCCGAACGTATAACGGGTCCGTGAAATATAAAACGGTTCATGCAGTATGTGAGGTGAAAATCGAAGCGCCGGTTCCGAACCCCGGGAAAATGATCTGCGTCGGTCACAACTACCGCGAGCACATTTTGGAAATGGGACGCGGTTTGCCGGAATTCCCGGTCGTCTTCGCCAAGTTCGCCAACACGATCGTCGGACCGCAAGACGATATTCCGTTCTACCCGATATCCGAGCAACTGGACTACGAAGCGGAATTCGCCTTCGTGATCGGCAGGCGCGCTCGGAACGTCGCTCAAGTGGACGCGCTGCAATATGTGGCCGGGTACACGATCGTCAACGATGTCACGTACCGGGATATTCAGCGCAGGACGCTGCAGTGGCTCCAGGGCAAAACCGTCGAAGGCAGCGCGCCGATGGGGCCGTGGCTGGTAACGTCCGACGAGCTTAAGGACCCTGCGGGGCTGGACGTCGTGCTAACCGTCAACGGCGAGGAGCGCCAACGCTCCAATACCGCCAACCTTGTGTTCAGCGTGCCGTACTTGGTTGAATTCCTCTCCGGCTTGATGACGCTCGAACCGGGCGACATCGTTCTGACCGGAACGCCGGGCGGCGTCGGCGTGGCGCGCGATCCGCAAGTATTTCTGAAAGACGGCGATGTCGTGCGGATCGAGATCGACGGAATCGGCGCGCTCGAGAACAAAGTAAGAAAGATGGAGGGAGTCTAA
- a CDS encoding ABC transporter permease, whose amino-acid sequence MGNAAVRKRWLILKSFAPLYLLTIPGLLYLLINNYLPMFGLVIAFKDVNFSKGIFASDWIGFRNFEYLFRSSDAYIITRNTILYNAVFILLNLVVAVGVAILLNEIKNKLMARFYQSVVLLPYLISMVIVSYLGYAFLSMDNGFMNKTVLPFFGMEGVSWYNEAAYWPYILTFVHTWKGAGFLCVVYLAAIIGIDQEYYEAATLDGASKWQQIRFITIPLITPVIIMMTLLAIGRIFYSDFGLFYQVPMDSGSLFNVTNVIDTYVYRGLIQLGDIGMSSAAGMYQSLVGFVLVLFSNYVVRKINRENALF is encoded by the coding sequence GTGGGGAATGCTGCGGTTCGAAAGCGCTGGCTGATCCTGAAATCGTTCGCGCCGCTGTATTTGCTGACGATTCCGGGATTGCTGTATTTGCTCATTAACAATTACCTTCCCATGTTCGGTTTAGTGATCGCCTTCAAAGACGTCAATTTCAGCAAAGGGATTTTCGCCAGCGACTGGATCGGGTTTCGAAATTTCGAATACTTGTTTCGGTCCAGCGACGCCTACATTATTACTCGCAACACGATTCTTTATAACGCTGTGTTTATATTGCTAAATCTCGTCGTAGCGGTAGGCGTCGCCATTCTTCTGAACGAAATCAAAAACAAGCTGATGGCTCGATTTTACCAAAGCGTCGTTCTCTTGCCGTATCTAATCTCGATGGTCATCGTGAGCTACCTCGGTTACGCATTTCTTAGCATGGACAACGGCTTTATGAATAAGACGGTGCTTCCTTTCTTTGGGATGGAAGGGGTTTCGTGGTATAACGAGGCTGCGTATTGGCCTTACATCCTAACCTTCGTTCACACTTGGAAAGGTGCAGGATTCCTATGCGTGGTTTATTTGGCGGCCATCATCGGCATCGATCAGGAATATTACGAGGCCGCGACGTTGGACGGGGCGTCCAAATGGCAGCAAATCCGCTTCATCACGATTCCGTTAATTACGCCGGTCATCATCATGATGACGCTGCTCGCGATCGGACGAATTTTTTACTCGGACTTCGGTTTGTTTTACCAAGTTCCAATGGATTCGGGTTCGCTGTTTAACGTAACGAACGTGATCGACACGTACGTTTATAGGGGATTGATTCAGCTGGGAGACATCGGCATGTCTTCGGCGGCAGGCATGTACCAGTCGCTGGTCGGTTTCGTCCTCGTCTTGTTCTCCAATTATGTCGTACGCAAAATCAACCGGGAGAATGCGCTCTTCTAA
- a CDS encoding DinB family protein, with protein MSVKDSILSIQQTTDQIVRTCERLPQEVLLWKPSEEKWSVMEVLCHVEEVVPYWLAELQETIESPQRSWGRGLQHEGRLAAVAVAHERNASEVLRNITNSKRQVEDVLGAISEDELGIEAESRNPRFGTKPLSFIVEHLLKEHLVTHYQQIMRNIEAAKGATHD; from the coding sequence ATGTCCGTGAAAGATTCGATCCTCTCCATTCAGCAAACGACGGATCAAATCGTTCGAACTTGCGAGCGATTGCCCCAGGAAGTGCTGCTATGGAAACCTTCAGAAGAAAAATGGTCGGTCATGGAAGTGTTGTGCCATGTGGAAGAGGTCGTTCCGTATTGGCTCGCAGAACTGCAGGAGACGATTGAGTCGCCGCAAAGATCGTGGGGCAGGGGGCTGCAGCACGAGGGAAGACTCGCGGCCGTGGCGGTCGCTCATGAACGGAACGCGTCGGAAGTGCTTCGAAATATAACGAATTCGAAACGGCAGGTGGAAGACGTCCTCGGCGCCATCAGCGAAGATGAGCTGGGGATCGAGGCGGAAAGCCGCAACCCGCGGTTCGGCACGAAGCCGCTGTCTTTCATCGTCGAGCATCTGCTTAAGGAGCATCTGGTTACGCATTACCAACAGATCATGCGCAATATCGAAGCTGCCAAGGGAGCTACCCACGACTAA
- a CDS encoding class I SAM-dependent methyltransferase: MSSQYDAHFFAAQQDGSIRSAKEIIPIVLRLLDVGSAADVGCGTGGWLAVCKEQGVREVLGIDGEYIDESMRHIAPDEFRSLDLSQPFDLGRTFDLVISLEVGEHLPEQAARTYVDSLTKHGQVVLFSAAIPYQGGKHHVNEQWQSYWAELFGSVGYAAVDCIRQLVWDNPNVQWWYAQNTIVYVKKSELSRYPRLVAEYRRQPSLPLSVVHPKLYSLLAKDFFGDDGYQDGMIVGRTFTPRM, translated from the coding sequence ATGTCGTCTCAATATGACGCCCATTTTTTCGCGGCACAGCAAGACGGTTCCATTCGATCCGCCAAGGAGATTATACCGATCGTGCTCCGTCTTCTCGATGTGGGGAGCGCAGCGGACGTGGGCTGCGGCACCGGCGGCTGGCTCGCCGTATGCAAAGAGCAAGGGGTGCGCGAGGTGCTCGGGATCGACGGCGAATACATCGACGAAAGCATGCGGCATATCGCGCCGGACGAATTCCGGAGCTTGGACCTCTCCCAACCGTTCGATCTCGGACGGACGTTCGACCTCGTCATCTCGCTCGAGGTCGGCGAGCATCTGCCCGAGCAAGCCGCGAGGACGTACGTGGACTCCCTGACGAAACACGGGCAGGTCGTCCTCTTCTCCGCAGCCATCCCGTACCAGGGCGGGAAGCATCACGTGAACGAACAGTGGCAGAGCTACTGGGCGGAACTGTTCGGCAGCGTCGGCTACGCGGCCGTGGACTGTATCCGCCAGCTCGTCTGGGACAACCCGAACGTGCAATGGTGGTACGCGCAAAATACGATCGTGTATGTCAAAAAGTCGGAATTGTCGCGTTATCCTCGTCTCGTAGCGGAATATCGGCGGCAGCCGTCTTTACCGCTCTCCGTTGTTCACCCGAAACTGTATTCGCTGCTGGCCAAAGACTTTTTCGGCGATGACGGATACCAAGACGGCATGATCGTAGGGAGAACATTCACGCCGCGGATGTAA
- a CDS encoding carbohydrate ABC transporter permease, producing MNHNSETRAWQWAGHSVLLLYSAACVLPFLLLFMSSISDENTIMQNGYSFLPEKYSLDAYRYLWNESTDIFRAYGITILITVVGTAVSLAITSMLAYPISRRDLPYRNPLAFYVFFTMLFNGGLVPTYYIYTQVFDLKNTLGALLIPGLLMNGFNVLLMRTFFMTTIPPAILESAKIDGAGEIRIFYKIVLPLSLPILATIGLFQAIAYWNDWFNGLIYITNPKLFSLQNILNRIMTDIQFLSTDPSLSARASGSMMNLPSATFRMAIVVIGVIPILLAYPFFQKYFVKGITIGAVKG from the coding sequence ATGAATCATAACAGCGAGACAAGAGCATGGCAGTGGGCGGGGCATTCCGTTCTCCTCTTGTATTCGGCGGCATGTGTGCTTCCATTCCTGCTGCTGTTCATGTCTTCCATATCGGACGAGAACACGATCATGCAGAACGGTTATTCCTTTCTGCCGGAGAAGTACAGCTTGGACGCGTACCGTTATTTATGGAATGAATCGACGGATATATTCCGAGCATACGGGATTACGATTCTCATTACGGTGGTAGGGACTGCGGTCAGTCTGGCCATCACGTCCATGCTCGCTTACCCGATCTCGAGAAGAGATCTGCCCTACCGTAACCCGCTTGCTTTCTACGTGTTCTTCACGATGTTGTTTAACGGCGGACTCGTTCCGACGTATTACATCTACACCCAGGTGTTCGACCTGAAAAATACGCTGGGGGCGCTGCTCATACCGGGGCTGCTGATGAACGGCTTTAATGTGCTGCTGATGAGGACGTTCTTCATGACGACGATCCCTCCGGCCATTCTGGAATCGGCGAAAATCGACGGCGCCGGAGAAATCCGAATTTTTTACAAGATCGTGCTGCCGCTGTCGCTTCCGATCTTGGCGACGATCGGGCTGTTCCAGGCCATCGCCTATTGGAACGACTGGTTTAACGGTTTGATTTACATTACGAATCCGAAGCTGTTCAGCCTGCAAAATATTTTGAACCGCATTATGACGGATATCCAGTTTTTGTCGACGGATCCGTCGCTCAGCGCGCGAGCCTCCGGTTCGATGATGAATTTGCCGTCGGCTACGTTCCGGATGGCGATCGTGGTGATCGGGGTCATCCCGATTTTGCTCGCGTATCCGTTCTTTCAGAAGTATTTCGTCAAGGGGATCACGATCGGAGCAGTGAAAGGCTGA